The nucleotide window CAGAGGTTAAATTCAGTTATGGCAAATTTTCTGTGGTGGCAATTGGACAACGAGCATATTGCTCACTTGATTGGCTGGGAAGCATTGAGTAGAACTTTCTCAGAAGGTGGAGGTGAAATCATTCAAACCTTGAAATGCTCAACAGGGAAGACATGATACTATTGGCAAACAAGGCTAGACTTCATGGTGGGCTGTGAGCATTCAGTTATTGGAGTTATACATCTGACCATGGGCTCACAAACACCCAGCACTTGTTCTTGGAATTGGCTTTCCATTTGCTGGTGGTGGAAGAAGATTGGTCATAAGATAGTCACACATATCgagttttcttgaaaaagacatgataaaaatgtgaaaaaagagTTGgccaataacaacaaaaaaaaatatcgtGTGTATCttaaaaaattggcaaaataagcaagacaaaaaaaacatttttttttgcatctttctATAATTTGGCCATGATGAAAAGAGCACTATGAAAGCAGCtaatatatagaaaataaattgaaaaaaataaggtaTAGAAGATTGATTGAAGAAAACGCATGGTGCATAGATCAAATTGGAGGCAATACAATTGGTTTCCCCTCAAAATACGCTAAACTGTGTTTCTCCTTTccaaactagaaaaaaaatggatgacTTCTAAATTGTCTCCCTGTTGCTTTTCCACTCCACGACACAATATCTTGCCTCTCGTGCTCCCTAGCTCACCCGCTTGTTGTCTtgctctctctccacccctcgCCATAGCAGCTTGCTAGGGGATGTGGCCCCCTAcctttattaaacaaaatgagctatacaacaaagagggaaaggatAGCAACAGAAAAAACTGCTATCCTTCAGACACAGTATAACCAAAGGCTGACTCAGCTCTTCCAAAAAACAACTGTCTTAACACTAGATACAGGAAAACACTAAAAATCAGTGTAGGTTAGCCTGCACACAAAAAAACGTCCCTCCACTCCTTGACGTAGGAAGTAATGAAGGATCCGAAATCAGCCGTAGGATGATCCCTTTCAATCTTGACATTGTAGTGGAAATCTTTGACAAGCATGTGGAACTCCGACCATATCCTACTGTCGTCATAATGTTGTTGTATCCTCTGGACAAGGGCTTCGATCCTAGTGTAGATAGTAACACAACCGCCATACTCCTTATGATACCTGAACAACTTTTCCATCACCTCCAGCTCACCAGCGAGTACACTGGCCCTTGGATTCAACAATATAGCCATGCCATTCACTCCATCACTGCATAAGAGTTTCCAGCAACCCTCAACTTCTCAGCGATTTCGGCTTGTGTGACCTCAAAGAAAagcatattagaaggttctcTACACCTGGCAGAATAGATAAGATTGGAAATGGCCCAAGTACAGACAGTGCCTTCTGATTCCTTGGTCCATTTGATACCCTAGAAAGTGACCACACATGTCGACCATATTTCTTCTTTAATATTAATGGCTGCACTAGGTTTGTCTTCATTCGTCAACTTATTGCGATGCCACCAGATTCGCCAGCAAAAATAGGGAATGTGATTCTCCAACACGCCCTCAGGCACCCGTCATGCACCTTCTTATGCATCCACTGTTTGATTTCAAACTGGAAGTTGCGAGTGGGTGAATAGATGACGCCGAACTTGGCCGAGATTCATTCCCAAATTTCTGGCTACCTTGCAATGGAGGATAACATATTGATTAGTTTCTTCAGTTTTCCTGCAAAAAAGACAACAGTTAGCAAGTTGGAAACCTAGCACTTTGATTCTGTCTAAAGTGGTTAATCTGCCCTAGCTAGCAAGGAAGCTGAACCAGCATGCACTAGATGAAGCTTTTCCTTGCCAAATGTATTTCctccagctctctctctccctggcTGCCCTAGTATGATCGAGAATGTCTCCAACTCCAATACAAGTTTGATGGTTGTCTTCCAAACAACCTGGTCAGCTTCATTAGATAGAGGGATAGAGTCTATGTTGCCAATGAGGCCTATGCACACTTCCTCAATACCATTCGTGTCTCTCCTGCTCAAGAGCACCTTAATTTTAACCGAGATATTGAGTTCCCTCGCAATATTAACAGAACTATCCCCACTAATCCACTGGATAAGTGGGCTACCCGGACAAGGATCGAGCCAGAAACGACAGCGGCTGCCATCCCCAAGCTTCCACTCTGTCTTATCTTGTATATGTCTCCAGCCCCAGCTACCTCTAATTGACCTATTATGGGTCTAAAGACTATTCTTTTGGAGGTACTTATCCTTGTTTACCTTGGCCCAAACGCCATCATCCATCAAGATTCTGCTACACCTGTTAGCCAACAGCGCGTGGTTCAAGCCCTCCACTTTGTATAGGCCAATGCCCCCAAGATCATAAGGGTTGCACAGTCTAGCCCAACTGATGTGGTGGATATGCCGAGCAGACTCACCATCATTCCAAAGGAATCGTTTGCATatgttttcaagttttattaATTCTACGAGAAGACAGAAGACCATCATCCAAGAGTGGGGGAGGGTAGACAACACATATTTAATAAGGATGATACACCAAGCAAAAGAGAGAATGCAAGCTTTCCATCCCGCGAGCTTACTTTCCATTTTGGTAAGCAGTGGACAACACATGTCCTCAGTCAGTCTACCATAGAAAAAAGGTACTCCAAGATATTCAGCTGGAAGGGAGCCCATCGGCCATTGAAGGATGTTGTTGAGATCCTCTACCCTACAATCTAGAGTTTTGTCTAGGAAGACAacagatttttctttgttcacttTCATACTAGCGAACTTCTCAAATTGCTCTAGCATCTCTTTAATGGCACAAGAGGAGCTTATAGAAGCCTTAGAAACCATGAGAACATCGTCTGCATACATAACAACTCATGTCTCCTGAGAAGCATTTCAGATCTTGAAAATTTGGATGTTCTTGTTACAGACCTCCACTTGAATATGGCGATTGAAGATTTCCATGACTAGAATAAAAAGGTATGGGGACGTTGGGTCCCCCTGTCTGAGTCCTTTAGAAGCAGTGAACTTGTCCCCCAAGCGACCATTAATCATCATCTCGTACAACACTGAAGAAACACATTTCATCACTAACTCTATCCATCTGGGGTGAAATCCCAGCACATGCATGTTATTctgtaaaaattttcaagaaatccTATCATATACCTTCGAAAGATCCAACTTAAGAAAGCAACCCCCTTTCGACCAGAAATCTTTAGAATTAGCAATCTCATTCGCCCATAAAATGTTGTCTTAAATTTCCTCCCTTTAGAGAAAGCAGCTTGGTTCCTTTGAACCAGTCTCATGATGACATCCCTCATCCTGATAACTAGTATTTTGGCAATAATCTTATAAATGGTGTTGTATAAGGATATGGGCCTGTAATCCTCAACCCTGATGGCATTCAGGTTTTTTGCTATCAAGCAAATCATTGTATGGTTAACACTTCCAACAAGTTTAGTTTTCAGGAAGAAATCTTGCACAGGTGCAACCACATCATTTCCTATGATGCTTCAACAATCCTTGTAGAAATAGTTCGAGAAACCATCTGGGCCAGCAGTACTATCCTTGTCAAGACTCTTGACCTCCATAGCTATCTCCTCTCTCATGATTGGTCGTAACATCCATTGGTTCTCTTCATTGGTAACCATGTTGCCATCTATTATACCTGCAAACAGATCTCTAGAAGCTACATCAAACCTCAAAAGCTGCTGGAAATGAGAGGTACAAGTCTGCAAGATATTGGTCTCCTCTGTATGTATTTCCCCATCTACTTTGATTACCTTGATATACTGCTTAGCCTTACGACAGTTGGTCATGATATaaaagaaatatgtgtttttGTCCCCCTCTGTGAGCCATCTAACCTGAGACCTTTGCTTCCACAATACTTCTTCCATACAGAGGGCATCATTGAGCAAACCTCTAACCTCATACTCCTTTTTAGTAGCTCCCCAATCCCCATTTTCAACGAGAAGCCTGCTCTGGTCTAGGCAAAGACAAAGGTTCTCAATCCGGCTCTCTAGCCGACCAAACTTCTCCACATTCCATCTCAACAAGGCAACTTTAACTAACCCTAGCTTCTTAAGGAGTCTGATCATGGGGAAGCTAGTGACATTGAAGCCACATTCCTTCTTGACTATATCCCACCCATTTGAATCCATGATCCAAGGCTTGAATAGCCTGAAAGGACAATGACCCTTGTTCAGTCTGCTATTCGTGAACGTCTGATATACTAAGAAGCTGTAATCAGAAGTGAAGGAAGTAGAGACCTTGATCGTTCCATTACCACTAAACTCGAAGACCCACTTATCGTTCACAAAACACCAGTCAAGTTTACACAACACAGTATGTTGCCCCGTTATGATTAGACCACGTAAATTTCTTGGAGGGATCTTCCACTTCAAACAACGACAACTGGTAGGAGACAATGAAACTATTAAAGGCCAGTGAAGATCTAGCTAGAGGAAGAGCTACCGTTTTGTTCTAGCTACCCGTCATCGCATTGAAGTCCCTTATAACCATACATGGGCCATTGATCTTAGAGACCACTACCTCAAGCCTAATAAGGCTCTCCAGCCTATCTACAAGCCTCGTAGGCAAGTAGATACCAAAAATAATAGTTTTCCTGCCATCACGAAGGTCCTTCAAACACATACCAACCCAATAGGTGTCCACAATATAACTAAGAACCTGCATAACATTCTAATTCTACCCCTACCATTAAGTACATTATCGTTAGACAAAAAGTCATACTCAGTAAGTTGTTCATAGTAGCATGCAACTTATGAGAATCAACCATAAAATCAATATACCAGCTAAATTTTAATCACCCacaattttcatgaatttattgaCCAACTTAtggaactttttgtttttgaatgatTGTTCAACCTTATTAACTCAAAGAAATGTAAATCAATCCTAACATTCGACTAAATTTAAAAACAGAACCACTAATCAAGAAGATCAACAACAAGTTTCAAGGATCCCTTAACAAGAACACCACACCAAATGCATACCGATGGTCATCATCATGAACCTTGCCATGAACATCATACAGCCATCCATGAGTGCATCATAAGCCTTACCATGAAACACCATACCAAATGCATTCCATGTTCATTATCATGAACTTCAACATAAAATACCATGCAGCCACAAATTTTAATGGCTCCATCACTACAAGTCCACATCATAAACCACCAAACCGAATACATTCCATGGCCATCATCATGAGCCTTAACAGAAAATGTCACACAAACGTGAAAACCAAATGCTATTGAGTGAGCACGTTGCATCGGGAGCTTGACAATGCATATCATGGCCATCACAACAGGGCTTAACATGAGTAAAATCATACAGGTATGCTGTTCATGGACCATAGCTGCATACGACTCTCCATCACGAGCCTTACGACAAACACCATACCAAATGTATATAGTAAAATCATACAGGTATGTTGTTCATGGACCGTAGTTGCATAAGACTCCATCACCAGCCTTACGACAAACACCATACCAAATGTATACCATGGTTATTGTCACGAACCTTACCATGAATCATATACCATCATGACACCGTCCGCGTTGGTTCTCTTTTTGATAACAGCGgtgatgaaaagaagaaaaaagaagaagaagaagatgagagagagagagatgcacctTTTTTCATATGTGAGCCCTGTTCCTTGCTTGTTGAAGACGAAAGAGGAAAGCGTCCCTTCACTCCTAGAGAAGAAGCAACAGATGTGAGAAAGAATCTTCTTGCGCAGGGGAGGAGGCCTCCCTCTTCCTTGCTTGTTGAAGACGTGGAAAGGAATGGGAGGGGTAGTGTGGGAATAAAAAGactcttcctcttcccttcctttcctttccttctgaatccatctgatttgggagggattggatttacactacacaatccctccctttcctttcctttcatttccctccccTCACAACCAGACACACTTTCTTCATTTCCCTCACTTTCCCTCTTTTctaattaaccaaccaaacgaatgagggattgctcaatccctccctttccctcctaccaaacaggctGTAAAATTATCACAGCCTACCTACTGTCACTGTTTGTTAGAAGTAGTACTCCGTATACTTGTTAAGCTAGAGGCTGAAACTAATGTGCAGTACTCCGTATACTTGTTGAGCTAGAGGCTGAAACTAATGTGCATTTTATATATACTGACACGCACCAATTTGATATATGAAACTGTTTGCATCAAGTTAATTTGCTACCTAAAGAAGGTGTTGGCTTCTCCATTCTAAGATGCCTCTATGTGCTGAATTTTCCTCTTAGAGATGAAGGAATCTACCATAGTTCATCAGCAAGTTGAGACTGTTAGTTTTCATTATCTaaatttaatttgttgcttattgtt belongs to Nymphaea colorata isolate Beijing-Zhang1983 chromosome 13, ASM883128v2, whole genome shotgun sequence and includes:
- the LOC126410672 gene encoding uncharacterized protein LOC126410672; translation: MVKCRRAVPWRLIIPVFFGVEPSDFGNQKGSFLPALERHENNEKLKEEVSEWKNALREDLRDGRKTIIFGIYLPTRLVDRLESLIRLEWVFEFSGNGTIKVSTSFTSDYSFLVYQTFTNSRLNKGHCPFRLFKPWIMDSNGWDIVKKECGFNVTSFPMIRLLKKLGLVKVALLRWNVEKFGRLESRIENLCLCLDQSRLLVENGDWGATKKEYEVRGLLNDALCMEEVLWKQRSQVRWLTEGDKNTYFFYIMTNCRKAKQYIKVIKVDGEIHTEETNILQTCTSHFQQLLRFDVASRDLFAGIIDGNMVTNEENQWMLRPIMREEIAMEVKSLDKDSTAGPDGFSNYFYKDC